Genomic window (Dasypus novemcinctus isolate mDasNov1 chromosome 10, mDasNov1.1.hap2, whole genome shotgun sequence):
TCCCCAGGTCTGGCTTGGGGCTGGACCACTCTGCGCCCACGCCTGCCTGAGCTCCGGCCACGTCTGCAGCGGCCCCAGGAGGGGCTGAGAGCTGGCTGGGTGTGTGAGCCAGAAGGGCAGGGGTCCCCGGGCGGGGTGCCCCGGGGGGAGGGGCCAGGGTCACCGCTCCGGCCTGGCTCAGGGCTCTCCAGGGACCTCCGCCCCCCCGGGCTGTGTCCGCCCAGCCCGCGGCCCTCGCCCCCCTCTGCCCTGCCATCGGGGGGACTTACAGCGCGAGGGGCCGCTGGGGTCGCTGGGTCACACAGGTCCCGGGGGGCCCCGGGGGGTCCCGGAGCTGAAGCCAGGGCCAGAGCGGCTGCCCTGCGCAGAGGGAAAGGGCGATGAGCGTGGCCCTGGCGAGGGTGGGCGTGGCcccggggcgtgggcggggcgtcCCTGCACTAGctccgggcggggcggggctcacCTGCCGGGTCTTGGCGGACGTCTCCACGTAGGGGAGGCCGTAGCTGCAGGCAAGCTCTTGGGCCTGCCTCGCGTCCACAGTGCGGGCGGGCAGGTCGCACTTGTTCCCCACCAGCACCATGGGCACGTCGTCCGAGTCCTTGACCCGCTTGATCTGCTCCCTGCAAGGACGGGCGCGTGAGCCGCTGGAGGGACCTGGGCGCGGCGGATCAGGGCGCGGGCAGACGCTCACCTGTACTGATGGATGTCCTCGAAGGACTTGGTGTTGTTGATGGCGAACACGCAGAGGAAGCCCTCGCCCGTGCGCATGTACTGGTCTCGCATGGCGCTGTACTCCTCTTGGCCCGCCGTGTCCAGAATGTCCAGCAGACACGTCTCCCCGTCGATGACCACCTGCTTCCGGTACGAGTCCTGCGAAGGACACGACCCGGGGATCCTCACCCCTCTTCGGCTGGAGCGTTTAACCTACCAGTCCCTCCCCGGTTCTAAATCCAGGATTCCCCACCGTGGGGCAGGTGCCACGGGAGGGCAACGCCCCCAGCCCGTCTGCTCCGCACGCGTCTGCACGGGCCCGGGAGGTGCGTGTGTGGCAGCGGCACAGCGTGGCTCACCTCTATGGTGGGGTCGTACTCGTCCACAAAGTGGTTCTGGATCAGCTGGATGGTCAGGGCGCTTTTCCCCACGCCCCCAGCGCCCACCACCACCAGCTTATACTCCGTCATCGCTCCTCAAGGCCCTGGCGAAGGGCACGCAGCACCGTCTCGCTTGCCCCACCTGCCAAGAAAGATGCATCAGTGCAGAAGCAACCCGGCAGGGTGGCCTGAAGGGGAGGCCCTGCCCAGCTCCCCGGGCggcctgccctggccctgccatCCACGGGGAGGCTGGACCGGGCCAGCTGCTCACCTGTGGCACCTCCAACCCAGGGGGAGGCCGAGGGAACACCCGGTCCAGTTGCACTTAACAAGAGCACGAGGGAGGCAGAcagccagccccctccccccccccagacaGAAGTAACAGCTGACGGCGACTACCAACTACGCACCCAAATTAGAAGCTGCTGGGTCGGCGGAAAGCCTAGGCTGGAGGCGCCCGAAGGCTGAGGTTCCCCCCCCCTCCAAGAACAGGTCCTGCCACAGCCCGAGCTCTCCTCGGCGTGCCCAGGCAGGCCGGCACCAGCAAGCCACCGCTGGGAGCGCACAGCGGCTCAAGCCCATGCGCTGGACACCCGTGCAGAGTGCTGCTGGGCAGGTGCTGTCCTAGCCGCAGGGTGGCCCTGACAGAGGGACGCAGGCATCCTGAGAGCATGGGACAGTCCCTGGGTTGCAGAAAAACCCTGGAGGAAAAGCCAGCGGGGCGGGCCAAGGCCCCCAGAGAAGCCGGCCCTCGCCCAAAGATCCAGAGgaagtggagagagagaaagcaaagggCTCTGGGAGTGGAGGCCCCACATGGGGCTCACGGGGGACCCTCACCCCGGACGAGCAGCTGTGATGGGCCCGGGGCCTCCAGCCACCTGGACGACCTCATCTGGCATCACGACCACAGGCCAAAGCCCGGCCCTGGGGGCAGCCCCACTCTAGGGTGCGCTTGGGGGACCCCCCAAGAGTAAGGGGGCTGGGAGCCAGACACCCGGAGAAACCAGTTTGGGCCAAGTAAAAAGGTCACACCCACCTAAACAGTGTACTCACAGATAAACCTATGACAGAAAGCTGCCCGCCTGCCCCCGAGGCTCACCTGCGCCCCCACCCGCCCCCAGGGGCTCACCTGCGCCCCCACCCGGTCCCGAGGATCCCTGCACAACCCCCTATCTCCGAGGCTCACCTGCACTtaccccccgcccgcccccgcggCTCACCtgcgcccccgcccgccgccgcagCCTCCCGCACCGATGACAAGCCAGTCGGCCGCCCGTCCTCCGCAAGGTGGGGCCCGGCCCCGCACGGCCCCGCGCgctcccgccgccgcccccgcccgcgccccgctcGGGGACAGAGCCTGCGCCTCggagggggagggggcgcccGGCCCACCCCACGCGCGCGCCGCGGCCCCGACCCCTCGCCCGCCACTCACCGCCCGCTGGCGCGTCTGCCCCCGGGGCCGGGGCGGAGgctggggccggggccggggcgggagCGCAGCTCGCCCCGCGCATGGGATCCGTCCGCGGCGGGTGCGGCTCCGGCtgcgggcggcgcgggcggcgtCGGCGTCGACTCAGCCCGGCCCGCGCACGCCCCGCCCCGCGTCCGTCCGTCATCCCGCAGCGGCCCGCCATTGGCCCGCCCGACAGGGCCCCGGCCCGCGTCCGTCCGTCAGCTCGACGCGGCCTGCCATTGGTCTGCCCGATCTGGCCCCGCCCCGAGGCCGCCCCCAGCCCCGACCGCTCTTCGGTTGGCCACGCGGCCCGCCCGTCAAATCGCGGCAGGGCGGGACTTCCCGGAGCGCCGCGGAGGGCGGCCCACCCGGAGCGGGGCTCGCGGCTGCGGGCGCGGCGCGGGCGGAGCCCGACTCGGGGCGCGGGGCGAGCGGGGTCTGCTGCGGGCCGCCGAGGGCGGCGGCTTCTCCCGGGAGGATCCACGGCCTGGGTCCAGCCCCGCCGCggcgcctccccccaccccgggcggGGCCTCGCCCtcacccgcccccgcccccccccggcCTGCAGCTCCCCCCCACCCGGAGGCTCCGGCCGTGAGCCCCGAGGGGCTCAGCTCGGACTTGCACGCCCCCAGCCCCAAAAGTTGCCCTCGGGGGCTGAACCGCCAGTGTCCCCCGCCCCAAGAAGACTCAAAAAGATAGTTTCAGACGTTTTCTTGAATTTCcttgtttaaaataaaaggaaagggcCGCCGAGAAGGCTCCGGTCCCCTTGCCGGCCAGCTGCGCCCCACGCGGGGGGCCGCGTCCTCCGCCCCCCGGGCCCCCGCCCCGCCGGTCCCGCGCGGGGGGCTGGGCCTCGGTCCGCCTCGGGGAGGGCCCCACGCGGGAGGGGGCCGCGCGCCCGGAGCCCCCAGGGCTGCTCCAGCAACTGCTGCCGGGGCGGCTCGGCCCGCGGGGCTCGGCGGCGGGGACCCCCGCGGCTCCTGCGTGCTAGGCCCCGCCCGCGTTGCCATGGCGCCCGGGCCCGCAACCCCGCGGCCGGAAGAACAGCCCCCAGTCCCGGAGAGCGCCCGGCGGTGGAGGGCGCCCAGGCCGAGCCCCCAGGTGAGAGCCGAGCGCGCCCTCGGGCCGGGGCCTCAGGCACCCCGACCTGCCCCGTGCCATCGGGGGAAACTGAGGCGCGCCGCGGGGGGGCAGCGCAAGTCGGAAGCGTTGATGGTCGCAGGTGTCAGAGCTGGTCCCCTGGGGACACAGACCCTGGCCATGTTTTGGGAGGAGTCTCCCATTAGGGTACCCCCAAGTGCTGCCCCCAGGGGGGAAGACAAAGACCGGGACCCAGGCTCTGCTCTGGGGGTctccacggggggggggggggggagacacaGGAGAGAGGAACCAGTTCCACAGGACCTCATGCACTGGGGTCACAGGACGGGAGCAGCCCTGCACCCCCCATGCGGAGGAGGGAACCCGGCGAGCTGAAGGGGGGCGGGAGCACGCGGGGAGTGCGGGGCTTGAGGCTGCGGAATGGCGGGGCGGGTGCTACCGGGTCGTGAGAGCGGTGGGTGGCACCAGTGTTCGGCTGGGGGCTCGGGCCAGGCTCTCGCCCTGGAGGTCGCTGGGAGCCCTGGCgctccctgcccacctcccccccgccccccggagCGCAGCACCCTGGCTCATACCCTCCCCACGGCCTGGAGCTGGCAGGCCGAGAGTGGGGCGAGGGGTGGTGGGCACGTCGGCCCGAGAAGGGGCAGGGGATGGGGGTCACAGCAGGAGGCTTGGGGCCGTGTGGAGGCTGGACATGCGCAGCAGCAGGTGGAGCCTCTGGAAAGAAACCCCGCGCCCTGCTCTACGGGGGCGTCCCCGGAGCCATCTTAATTTCCTGCTCCCCAGGCCGACCTCACATCAAACCCAGGAGGGGGGCAGACAAGCGGCCAGGCCGGGCTGCAGCGTCCCTCCCCCGGCCCACGACTGCCTGGCCCATTTTGCTGCCAAGGGCTCAGCTTTCGCTGAGTCCCCCGGCTGGGGTCCCCCAGCTGTCCCCAGCCCTTCTGCTCGACTCTGACCACGGCACCCCAGTGCCCAGCTCCGAAGGGGCTCTCGCCTGAGCAAGGCTGTGCCACGGGGCAGAGCCAGCTTGCTTCTCCACGGCCGGCCGGCCCTCCTGTCGCACCCCAAGTCCAGCCTGCACCCCACTCTCACTCCATGTGCCCATGTGGCCGGGGCACTCCCAGCGAGCTGGGGTGGGATgttggagggtggggaggggtcaGGCAAGGGGCCGCAGGCCCTGCAGCTGGAGGCGGGAGCTCGGAGCCGGCCTGCTTCCCAGGAGAGCAGTTGCAGAAAAGCCTCCCGCTCAGCTGTCCCCGGCTTTAAGGAAATTGTCAAGGATCTTTAGCTGCGAAGATGCTCATCAGAGCACTTATGAGGCTCTATTTGCGGGGCCTGCTGGTGAGAGGGGCGATTAGTTCATTTGACACGTCTTCACCTACCCCATCCTCCCTGAGGGGCTGAGGTGGGAAACGGAGCTGGGCAGACCTGCCCTCGGCCCAATTCCACGTGGCGACGTGGACCTTCCAGGCAGCGACGCAGCAGCCGGCCAGGGACGGGGACGGCAGCCCCGGGCTTGCAGCTCACAGGCCCCAGGCCCCTCTCAGCACGTGCCGCCACAGGCCGGCCTGGCCCTGACCCCACGCCCAGGTGCTCGCCATCCACTCAGGGAGCACGTGCTTGTGCGGCGCGTGGCTGTGCGCGTGGGCGTGGCCAGCACGTAGGAAGCGAGCCACACTGTGGGTCATTGCAGGCAGGCCAGTGGGCCCAGGCCGGAGCCGGGCACTGAGCAACAAAGGTGGAGTGGGCGCTGGACTCGGGCGTCCAGGCCCCTCCAGGACTTGCCTCTGGGGAGGGCTTGGAGGGGCTGGGGGTCACGGGATGGCACAGAGCGGGCCGACCCCAGGCACAGGGGTGACTTTTTAGCAGGcacgggggagggaggggggggccCGGGGAGCCTGGGTGTGGGCCGCCCGCCCTGAGGTCACTGGCTCTGTCCTGTCCTCCTCGACTGAGCCGGGTGCCCCGTGAGGATGGCCGAGTGCTGACCGCCCCCTCCACACACACGACCTCAGCCGGCCTGGCCCGCTGGACGGGCAGGAGGTGTGAGGGCGGGGGCCGGGCTGGGGCCTGCCTCCCGGCCCACCCCTCGGCGTGCTGGCGCGGCCTGGAGACTGACCGGCTCTCATTGGCAGGCGCCGCCTAGGGCAGCATGCCACCCCCCCGCCCGGATGTCTGACTCACGGCCGGAGAAGGCAGCCGCCTGCAGGTATGGACGAGGCCCCACCGTGCCGCGCCAGTGTCGGGGCGTCGGGGCGAGACCGCCGGGCGGAGAGGGGCCGGGACAGGGTCCGCGCTGGCCCAGGGAGCCCGCCAGGGGCTTGACGCGGCAGGGAGGACCTGGGGCCCCGTCCCCCTGTGGGCTCTGGAGGACGGTGGAAGCGCAGGCTGCGCCCCGGGCTGGGTGGGGGCCCAGGCTGGGGGAAGACCCCcagagcagggcaggggtggcCGGTGGGCTGCAGCTTCCACGGAGCACGCGGCGCCCTCGGGGCCAGCCCTGGAGCCTtccctggggaggggggtgtggggcAACCTGTGCGAGCCCTGAAGAGGCCAGGCGCTGGTGGGGGTCCCAGGGCACGGTTACCTCCAGAGGCGGGGggccccagaggcaggagagcaccCTGCAGGGGCGGCACCGGGCACCTGGCTGTCTGCCTGCGCCCTGCAGCGCTGGCCTCTGGGCGCCGGGGCCTGGGTCTCATGCCATCCGCTCCGGCCGAGGGGTTGGTCTGTGCACCTGACGACTGGGGCACTGAGAGGGTGCGACTCTCCAAGTAAGAATCGGGGCTCGCGGTGAGAGGCAGGGGATACAGAGCCCCTGCATGAGCGGCCGGCCCTGGTGGCGTCCCCTGGCGGCTTAGCCACGCAGCTGGTCCGGAGCCCGTGCCAGAGGCCCGACGCCCCACCAGCCTGAGtactgcagcccccaccccagccgggACCCAGAGCTCAGGACAGGGGCTGGGCGGCCCCTCAGGAAGCCACCCACTCGCACAGCTTGTGCCAGGCCAGATTGTCCAGAACCAGCCACGGCAGGCACTGGACACACGGCACTGAAAGGCCGACAGGCCCAGGGGAGCTGTGCCCACCAGCCGCAGAGCACAGGGCAGGTGACCATAGCGTGACGTGGACACTCATCGAGGATGTGCCAGGCTTGTGCAGGGGCGAGGGTGGCAGCTGGCGTGGCTGCTGGCCTccggggctggggccgggggccATGGGCACTGAGACCCCAAGGCCTGACGTGGGcctggagtggggaaggggagacccAGGTGTGCTGGTGCGGagatgtgggggaggggaggcaacCGGGCAGGTGGGGGCGCGGGGCAGGCAGGGTGTGCCCGGGGCTCCTGGACCCCGCCCGGCGCGCCGCCCTCTCAGCACCCGGCCAGCGGTTGAAGCGCGCTCGCTCTGCTGCAGCCCTTCGCGTGGCTCTGCTCTCGACAGGCCCATAGCCGCAGCGGGAACCAACTCCTGGATCTTTGCTCACTTCCCGTTGGCATCCTAGGACGGCCAGTCCTGGGGGCCTGGACAACACTGCCCTGGACAACAGGCGCCAGCACACGCTGGTACACGCCAGCACACGTGCTAGTATACACTGGCACACACCAGCACATACTACCACACACTGGCACACACGTTAGCACACACTCCGGCACACACCGGCGCACATGGGCACACGTGCCGACCCATCAGCACACACCAGCGCACACACATTTTTGTATTCTCCCTCTGGGGTTCCTGCTGGTTGGTTGCTGCAGATCCCGGGTTAATTTTGGCCACGTATTGTCCGTTTTTTTGTGCTGCATCCTGTTAGGTTCCCACAACTTCATTTTCTGGACCATCAGTTGAATGTTCCTTTTGTGGGGGAGCGGGGGAAGAGCATCGTACTTTCGGTCTTTCGGAGCCCTGGTCCCTGTGCAGCGTTGTTTTTGGAGAAGTGGGGGTGCAGGACCACCGTGGGGAGAGGCAGGCTCCCACCCCCCTGCTGGAGCCCCTCGCAGGTGGGGACACGAGGTAGTCGAGGAACGACGTTTGTATCGTTGTTCTGT
Coding sequences:
- the HRAS gene encoding GTPase HRas isoform X1 → MTEYKLVVVGAGGVGKSALTIQLIQNHFVDEYDPTIEDSYRKQVVIDGETCLLDILDTAGQEEYSAMRDQYMRTGEGFLCVFAINNTKSFEDIHQYREQIKRVKDSDDVPMVLVGNKCDLPARTVDARQAQELACSYGLPYVETSAKTRQGVEDAFYTLVREIRQHKLRKLNPPDESGPGCADCKCTLC
- the HRAS gene encoding GTPase HRas isoform X2 → MTEYKLVVVGAGGVGKSALTIQLIQNHFVDEYDPTIEDSYRKQVVIDGETCLLDILDTAGQEEYSAMRDQYMRTGEGFLCVFAINNTKSFEDIHQYREQIKRVKDSDDVPMVLVGNKCDLPARTVDARQAQELACSYGLPYVETSAKTRQGSRSGPGFSSGTPRGPPGPV